A region from the Hylaeus volcanicus isolate JK05 chromosome 6, UHH_iyHylVolc1.0_haploid, whole genome shotgun sequence genome encodes:
- the LOC128878420 gene encoding protein hairy, with product MTARLHSLRHQEKKSAGNSHRQHHHHHHQQSQHQQSAHQGPSPTASPSPSLSPSPKHSDGRRANKPLMEKRRRARINQSLAALKALILDSARLENTKHSKLEKADILELTVRHLQRQRSLAQPGLSRYKAGYQDCSREVSRYLDAPDIITGNTTPMDPAVKQRLLRHLDSCVSELDLDLGSRPDSGLGSSPGSVTDRVTGAGSPGPLEHHVPPTAHCSTALNPAGLIKAEIPDIEPARPDSSTTAGDENNNNSSSSSGGNSRPTSAFGQLNPGTLDSHHHPPPPPPPPGIPVIDQTASGSQQNPNMLSVVQVIPSRLPDGQVVFLLPSHYVQLAAAAAANGISIGPNPPTAIWAATNMSLLKATDKLAKRPHEEMQEWQDAASVAANAAVAAAAAAAATSANASVSASVSASAPASTFAANPTSGPKPSKSPRLEPPEQPLDFTTTSKKLKTSNRTALPVNGIEHNLQQQQHQQQYATRLPQDQAIAHDDRPSSHASGDFVTGIRSPSPLPQQPVRDEEGMWRPW from the exons ATGACCGCTCGTCTTCACTCGTTGAGGCATCAGGAGAAGAAATCGGCCGGCAATAGTCACAGACaacaccaccaccaccatcacCAACAGTCACAGCATCAACAGAGCGCGCATCAGGGACCCAGCCCGACCGCTAGTCCCAGTCCTAGTCTCAGCCCGAGCCCTAAACACTCGGACGGTCGTCGA GCTAACAAACCACTAATGGAAAAGCGACGGCGAGCGAGGATCAATCAGTCGCTGGCGGCGCTGAAGGCGCTTATCCTTGACAGCGCCCGGCTGGAGAACACGAAGCATAGCAAGCTTGAGAAAGCTGACATATTAGAATTAACAGTTCGGCATTTACAAAGGCAGAGATCTCTTGCTCAGCCTGGCTTATCGAGGTATAAAGCTGGCTACCAAGATTGCTCCAGAGAG GTAAGTCGATACCTCGATGCCCCGGACATAATCACCGGGAACACGACGCCGATGGACCCAGCGGTGAAACAAAGGTTATTGCGACACTTGGACAGTTGCGTGTCAGAATTGGACCTGGATCTGGGTTCGAGGCCGGATAGCGGATTAGGCAGCAGTCCCGGAAGCGTGACGGATCGAGTGACGGGCGCGGGTAGTCCCGGTCCGTTGGAGCACCACGTGCCGCCGACCGCGCACTGCAGTACAGCTCTGAATCCGGCCGGCTTGATAAAAGCGGAGATTCCGGACATCGAGCCGGCCAGGCCGGACAGTAGTACTACTGCCGGCGAcgaaaataacaataacagcAGCAGCAGTAGCGGCGGCAACAGTCGGCCGACGTCTGCCTTCGGTCAGCTAAATCCCGGTACCCTCGATTCTCACCATCATCCGCCCCCGCCTCCGCCGCCGCCTGGTATACCGGTGATCGATCAGACAGCCTCCGGTTCGCAGCAAAATCCGAACATGCTGTCGGTCGTCCAAGTGATACCGTCGAGGCTGCCCGACGGCCAGGTCGTTTTCCTTCTCCCTAGTCATTACGTTCAATTGGCAGCCGCCGCCGCCGCGAACGGCATCAGCATCGGTCCCAACCCGCCCACGGCGATTTGGGCCGCGACCAACATGTCGCTGCTAAAGGCGACCGACAAGCTCGCGAAACGTCCCCACGAGGAGATGCAGGAGTGGCAGGACGCCGCCTCTGTTGCCGCTAACGCTGCTGTTGCCGCCGCCGCCGCAGCCGCCGCCACGTCCGCCAACGCTTCCGTCTCCGCTTCCGTTTCCGCATCTGCCCCCGCGTCTACCTTCGCCGCGAACCCCACGTCCGGTCCAAAGCCTAGCAAAAGTCCAAGGCTCGAGCCTCCCGAGCAGCCGCTCGACTTCACCACCACGTCGAAGAAACTGAAAACGAGCAACAGAACCGCTCTGCCCGTCAACGGGATCGAGCACAACCTCCAGCAGCAGCAGCACCAGCAGCAATACGCGACTCGTTTGCCCCAGGACCAAGCGATCGCGCACGACGACAGGCCTTCCAGTCACGCGAGCGGAGATTTCGTTACGGGGATACGCTCGCCGTCGCCGCTGCCCCAGCAACCCGTCAGGGACGAGGAGGGAATGTGGAGACCTTGGTAA